The Streptomyces sp. NBC_00576 genome contains the following window.
TCGGGGCGGGTGGCCAGCACCCGTACCGTCGAGGCCTCCGCGCTCCCCAGGCCGAGGGCGATCATGTGCGGGGCCACCGAGTTGCCGCCCTGGTCGACCAGTTCGGCGTACGCGCTCCGCCAGCCGATGCCCTCGTCGGGGACACCGCCGGTGAGGAAGAAGACGATCGGCCGCAGCACCTGCGTACGCTGCGTCTTCACCAGGGCGACGTCCTGCCGCAGCAGCGCCTGGAGGGTGCGGAAGGCGTGGGCGTACGACAGTCCGGGGCGTCCGGTGAGGATCGGGGTGCGGGTGCTGGGCAGCACCGTGTCCAGGGGCAGCCTCAGTTCCGTGGCGGCGGCCATGCCCAGCACGCACAGCCGCAGCGCGGCGGAGACGCCCGGGGCGCCGGAGAGCGCGGAGTGCAGGGAGGCCAGGCCCCGGTTGAGTTCGTCGAGGCAGCCACGGTCGAGGGATTCGTCGAGGACGAGATAGATGAGGGCGGCGCCGGAGAAGGCGGCCGGAGCGGGGGCCGCGTCCGACTGGACCGGCACCACCAGCGTGGGTTCGTACATCTGCGGCTGTCCCGGCGCCGGCTGCTGCTGCGGGGGCATGGGTGCCGGCGTCTGCTGCGGCGGCGCCGTGAGCTGGGCCGGGGCCGTCGCCGGAGCGTCCCAGGGGCGGGCGCCCGGGAGTGCGGGCGGGGCCGTGGCCGAGAGGGGGACGTGGCCGCCGGTGGCCATGCCGACCTGGCCGGTGAGCTGCTGGCGCAGCAGGTCGAGGTCGCCGGCGACGATCAGACCCTTCTCGGCCATCACCTGGAACAGGCCCAGGGCACGCTGGTTCTGCAGTTCGGCGGTGGCCATCCGCGCCGCCTCCAGCTGGCGGCTCATCTCGAAGGCGCCGGCGGCGTCGCCCGGGTGGGTGACCAGGTAGTGCCGGATGAGGCCCTCGCTGTTGGTGAGCATGCCGGCGAACGAGTCGGCCTGCCGTTTCGTGGACTCGATCTCGTAGCTCTGTTTGATCGCGTCGAGCTGGCCGCCCCGGTGAGCGCCGCCCACCGCGGGCAGGTGTTCGGCGGAGTCCCGGCGTTCCTTCCAGTCGGCGTCGATCAGCGACTCCAGGAAGGCCAGCGCCTTGGTGTCGGGGCGCACGGAGGCCCGGCAGCCGTCCACGACCAGCCCCTGCGGCAGGTTGGCCGGGGCGGCGCAGAGCTGGTTCAGATGGCGCTGCAGGCCGAAGGAGTCCTCGATGGAGAACAGTTGTCCGGCACCGTGGAACAGGCTGATCAGATGTCCGTGGACGAGGGGCAGCGGGTCGGTGAGGCCTGCCCGCACGAAGTCCTCGGCGCCCTTCCAGCCGTCGACGCGGAAGGTGAAGGAGAGGGTGACCTCGAAGGCGTGGACGCCGTCCCGGGAGACCAGCGGGTTGTTGCGCAGGACCGCGCTGCGGTGCTGGGGCCGCATGTCGACCTCGTACCGGGTGCGGTACCGGGAGAAGACCTGCTGGCCGGGGCTGAGCGGACGGCCGTCGATGCAGACCACCTCGCCGGAGGCGGTGGCGTAGACGACGGCGAGGTGGGGTTCGCGCGCCTTGGTGGGGCCGACGGCGAAGCGCGGCACCGGCGACTGGTTGACGATCAAGGACACCGGCTGGGTCACCGGGCACCTCCTGGCCGATCGGGCGGAGCGGGCGGTCTCGGTCGCAGGGCGCTGCCGAGGACGGCGGCGGAGCGGGGCAGGGGACGGAAGCAGTCGCGTTCGTTCCAGTGGGCGACATGGCGCTGGAGGATCTGGCCGGCGCGGGGACTGCGCGCGGCGACGTCGTCGACGAGGATGCGGACCAGGTCGTCCAGGAGGAGCGGATCGGTCTCGGCCTGGGCGGCCCACTTCTGGAGCACGGCCTCGGCCTCCTCGCCGAAGAGTTCGCCGCCGATCACCTCGGCCCACAAGTAGCCGAGCAGCCGCCGCAGTTCACCGCCCGGCGGATCCGCCGCGGCCAGCCGCAGGAGGGTGGGTCGGCTGCGTGCGGCGATGCCGGGGGTCGGAGGTTCCTCGGAGAGGAGGGTGTCGGCGAGGATCAGGAAGACGAGGTGTCCGCAGGCGCGGCTCTCGGCGGTGTGCGCCATCTCGGCCACGGCGCGCAGCACCACGAGGGCGTGCGCGGCGAGGTCCTCCTCCAGCAGGTCGGCGAAGCTGTCGCCGATCGCGATGGCGACCTGGATGTTGTCGACGGTGCCGAGCCGGGTGAGCGCCGCGACGGCGGCGGTGAGGTCGGCGCCGCCCAGACAGAGCCCGTAGGCACGGGCGGCCGCCGCCTGGTACTGCCAGACGTCGCTCAGGTACCAGCCGTCGACGAGCGCCCGGACGCCGCCGCGCAGGGCAGGGTCGCGGGCGCAGACCCGCAGGGCGTACCCGATGGCCTCGCGGCGCTGCCAGCCGCTGTCCTCGTCCAGGGCCCACCCTGCGAAGACCTGGTTGGCGATGTACTCGAAGGCCTCGGTGGCGATCAGTCCGAGGGCGGTCCCGGCGAAGCTGCGCACCTGCTGGGTGGGCGAGTCGACCAACTCCGCGAGCCAGCCGACGAGTTCACGCTGGATGCGGTACTCGGACCAGACGTGCCGGATGATCCGGGGCGGATAGGCGGGGTCGCGGTACTCGGCGACCGTGCACGGCAGTCGCCCGAGGCTGCCCCGGGTGACCGCGCCGACGGTCCGGGCGCGCAGCTTCTCGGCGAGCAGCCGCCGGGACTGCGCGAACGGGTCGTGCCGCAGCGGTACGGGACCGTGCTCGACGCTGGGGGTGAGGATGCCGCGCTCGCTGCGGAACCACTCCAGGAGCAGGGTCGCGGCGAGTGCCACGTCCTCCTGGGGCAGCCCGCCGAGGACGGCGAGGGCGACGGCCTGGGTGCGCAGCCCGGTGTCGCCGAGCCCCTCGAACCACTCCTCGGGTGTCTCCCCGCCTGCCCGGTCCATCCGGGTGCGCACATGGTCGGTGTCGATGGCCCCGGCCTTGTGCTCGTGGGCCAGCACCTCGGCGAGGCGGGCCGCGTCCCGACAGGCGGCATGGTCGTCGAGGAGTTCGGTGGCGAGGTCGCCGACACCGGCCGCGGCGAGCGCGCGCTCGGCCTCCAACTCGCCGACGAGATGCGTGAGATGGGCCTCCAGGACGGTGTGCAGTGTGCCCGGTCGGTCGATCCGCCGTACGTACTCGCCCGCCCCGCGCCCCAGTTCGGCCTCGGAACCCGCGATCAGGACGAGCCGGGCGTCCGCGCGACGCAGCAGCTCCTCCAGCCCCTGGAGCAGGGAGCCGCTCAGTTCGCCCAGGTCGGGCGGCCGGTCCAGCAACAGGCCCGCCCCGCTGCCGAGTTGCTTCAGGTCGGTGAGCCGGCTGAGTTCGGCGACGGAGTCGAGCAGGTACCAGGCCTTCACCTGGGCGGCGATCAGCAGCCGCACCCCGGCCGCGGTCTTGCCCGCCCCACCGGGCCCCCGCAGCACGACCGACCGCCGCTGCCAGGCGTCGGCCAGTACGTCGTCCCAGCGGGGCGGCGCCTGGAAGGCGTGCCGGACGGTCTCGACGGTGGTCGCGGACAGCGCCCGCATGACGACGTCCCGTTCACCGGCCGCCACCTGGACGACGATCTTGTCGCCGTGGACCCGGTCCCCGCCGATGTGTGTCCACGCCTCGCGCAGTGTCCCGGCGCGCAGACTGCCCTGCCCGGTGCGGTTGGTGGCCCCTCTGGCCCGCGTTCCCGCGCCGACGCCGACGTTGTCGGCCCCGCCGCCCGCGTCCCCCGACGGCGCCCCGCCGTCGGCGCCCGGCGAACCGCCCTGTCCGTCACCGCCCGCCGGGGGCGCGCCGCCGTCGCCGGAGGCGCCGGGCGGTCCGGACGCGGGAGCCGGACCGGGGGACGGCGCGGGCGCCGGTACGGGAGCCGCGGCGGGCGCGGGTGCGGGCGCCGGAGTGCCGGGCGTGCTCATCGCTCGTCCACGGGCGCGTTGATGTAGTACACGTTGCCGCCCACGTCGTCACGGCCGACGACCTTCGCCCCCTCACCCACAGCGATCTGACTGTCCGTCACATCCCGTGCGGTGAGCGTGGGCGGCGGAACCGGGCTCCCCGTGCCGGTTCCGCCGCCGGCTCTTCCCGCTCCGCCGCCCGGGGCCTGAGCTCCCCCTGTTGCCCGGCCGGGCGGCTCCCCCGGATCCGCGGGAAGTCCTGGTGGCGCCGCGTAGCCGGGTACGGTGACCCAGCCTCGGCGCGGTTCGCCGTGCTTGGTGACGAAGTCGGCGGGCAGATAGGCCGCCGGGTCGATGCCCGGGTAGCCGCCGAGCACGACCGACGTGTGGACGTTCTCCGAGACCACCACCACGAGCAGGGCCCGCCGCGCCTCGGCGAGGACCTGCTTGACGGGGCCCGCGTCGACCAGCCGGGCGAGGTCGTTGATGGCCGTGCCGGTCCAGCGCTCGCCCTGCCGGATCACGAGTCCCTGGTTGAGGCCGACCCGCAGCCGCATCCGATGGTCCTCGTTGTACTTCGCCCGGTGTGCCAGCAGCGCGTCGTCCAGCCCGCGCTGGAGTTCCCGCAGCAGCCTGGTCGGGCTGGTGTCCACGGGGACGAGGATCAGCATCCCGTCGCCGCGGTCCTGGACAGGGCAGCCGGCGAAGCCGAGTCCGGCTCTGCCGAGTGCGAACTCGACCACGTCGTAGAGCTCTTCGTGCAGGGTGGCCTGGGCGTTCTCCGGGCGCAGACTGAAATCCTCGATGTCGAGCAGCACGATCCAGTAGCTGAAGGGGTCCGGCGACACCATGTCCGTCCTCCTGTGCTCCGGGCCGGGCCACGAACGCCCCGGCCCTTCCATGCAAGGGCCATACACCAGCAGTGTCTACGCCAACTGGCGCACAGTGTGGCTGATTTGACACATCGGCATCTTTTCCGACATGACGACACACAAACAGGTAAGAGGGCGCTTGCCCCGTTTATGCGGCTGCCGGGCGGTATCTGGCGATCCGTCATAACCCTCGCCCGGACGGGGTAGGGGGAGGGTCGGCACGGACGGAGAGACAGCGGTTGAGACACCGAGGGGGACTCTGTGCGTCAATGGCCCGCCCCTCCGGCGCTGTTGATCGGCGCCACCCTGGCCGTGGTGGGCCTGCTCCTGGCGAGCCTCCTCACTCACGGCTCCCAGGAACCGGGCGCCCCCGGAAGCGCCACGGGCAGCATCCGTTCGTCCACGCCCGCCTCACCGGCCCCCGGCGACAACAAGGGGGAAGAGGACGACAGGGCGGTCCAACTCCCGGCCAGGGTGCCCGCCTTGTGGCCGACACCGCAGAGCGTGCGCCCGGGCCCGGGCACGGTGCCGATCGGCCGGACGGTCGCGCTGCGCTCCGACGCCGGGACGAACACGGCCACCCTGGACGCCGTCGCCCGGACCCTCCGCGAGGCCGGCGTCCACCAGGTGCGCTACGGCGACCACCCGCAGCGGAACGAACTGCTGCTCACCATCGCCTCCGAGGTCCCACAAACCTCTGACGAAGCGTCAACAACCCTCGTCGCCCTCGGATTTGAGCCACCGAAGAAGCTCCCGCCCGGCGGCTACGTCCTCGCAGTCGGCGCCGACACGAAAAGCCGCCCCCGTGTCGTGCTCGCAGGCTCCGACCCGGCCGGCGCCTTCCACGCCGCCCAGACCCTGGCCCAGCTCGTGCGTCCGGTCGGCTCCTCCGCACCCCGCGCCGACCTGCCCGCCGTACACATCCGCGACTGGCCCGCCACCTCGACCCGGGGCATCGTCGAGGGCTTCTACGGCACTCCCTGGACCCAGCAACAGCGTCTGGAACAGCTTGACTTCGCGGCCCGCTGGAAGCTGAACACATACATCTACACGCCCAAGGACGACCCCTACCTGCGCACCCGCTGGCGCGACCCGTACCCCGCATCCCGCCTGACCTCACTGAGCGCCCTGGTCCGCCGGGCCACCGCCGACCACATCACCTTCGTCCACGCCCTCTCCCCCGGCCCCACCGTCTGCTACAGCTCCCCCACCGACACCGCCGCGCTCACCCGCAAGTTCCGGCAGCTGTGGGAGATCGGGGTGCGCTCGTTCGCCGTACCCCTCGACGACATCGACATCAGCCGCTGGAACTGCGCCCGGGACCGGTCGGCGTACGGCACCGGCAAGGCCGCCGTCGCACGTGCCCAGGCCGATCTCCTCAACCGGGTCCAGCGCGACTTCGTCGGCACGCACCGGGGTGCGGCGCCGCTGATCACCGTGCCCACGGAGTACACGGGGTCCCGGCCCAGCGCGTACAGGAGCACCCTCGCCGCCCGTCTCGACCCGGCCGTCACCGTGATGTGGACGGGCCCCCAGGTCGTCTCCCCCACGCTGCGCACCGCCCAGGCCCGCGCGGCCCGGAGCACGTACGCCCATCCGGTGCTGGTCTGGGACAACTACCCGGTCAACGACTACACACCGGGCCACCTCCTGCTGGGCCCCTACGAGGGCCGCGACCGCACTCTGCCGGGCACGGTCGCCGGCCTCACCGCCAACCCGATGAACCAGGCCACCGCCTCCGCCCCGGCCCTGTTCTCCCTGGCCGCCTACACCTGGAACCCGGGGAGGTACCGCCCCGAGGCCGCCCTCGACGCGGGCCTCGCCACCCTGGCCACCGGAGACTCCCGCGCCCTCACGGCCCTGCGCGCCTTCGCCGACGTCAACCGCGCCTCCCGCGTCAACGCCGTACAGGCCCCCGACCTGGCCGCGCTGACGTCGGCGTACTGGCGCGGCGGCATCACCGCCGGGAAGGCCCTGCGCGCCCGGCTGACGGTCCTGGCCGGGGCCCGCGACAGCGTCCCGGCCGCCTTCCGTACATCGGCGTCACCGTGGCTGGCCTGCGCGAGCGAGTGGGCCAGGGCCGCGCTGGGCGCGATGGCCGTCCACGAGGGCAGGGGCGACCGCTCCGAGGTCCGGGCCCTGCGCGACGCCGCCCGAGCCCACACGGTCGTCGACTGGCAGGGCCGCAAGCGCGAGGTGGAGGTCGGTACGGGCGTCCTGGACACGTTCGTGGCCCGCGCACTGACGGAAACGTGAGAGGGCGCCCACCGACGATCCGGCAGGCGCCCTCTCACGTACTACTCCGTACTACTCCGTACCGCTTCGCGCTACTTGTTCAGGTACGTCCAGAACTCGTCGAACGACAGGAGCTTGTCACCGTCGAGGTCGCGGGAGGCGATGATGACCTCGGCCACGGACTCGGTGACGTTCCAGTCGCCCTCCTGCGCCAGGGCGGACTTGAACTCGGCGGCCGTGATGAAACCGTCACCGTTCGTGTCGATCCGCTCGAACTGCTTGCGTGCTTCCTCGATGTCCGCCACCGGGACCCGCCCCTTCATGTACGTACTGCTGACGGGGTCAGATTAGCTGGCCACGCGGCCACGCA
Protein-coding sequences here:
- a CDS encoding vWA domain-containing protein, producing MTQPVSLIVNQSPVPRFAVGPTKAREPHLAVVYATASGEVVCIDGRPLSPGQQVFSRYRTRYEVDMRPQHRSAVLRNNPLVSRDGVHAFEVTLSFTFRVDGWKGAEDFVRAGLTDPLPLVHGHLISLFHGAGQLFSIEDSFGLQRHLNQLCAAPANLPQGLVVDGCRASVRPDTKALAFLESLIDADWKERRDSAEHLPAVGGAHRGGQLDAIKQSYEIESTKRQADSFAGMLTNSEGLIRHYLVTHPGDAAGAFEMSRQLEAARMATAELQNQRALGLFQVMAEKGLIVAGDLDLLRQQLTGQVGMATGGHVPLSATAPPALPGARPWDAPATAPAQLTAPPQQTPAPMPPQQQPAPGQPQMYEPTLVVPVQSDAAPAPAAFSGAALIYLVLDESLDRGCLDELNRGLASLHSALSGAPGVSAALRLCVLGMAAATELRLPLDTVLPSTRTPILTGRPGLSYAHAFRTLQALLRQDVALVKTQRTQVLRPIVFFLTGGVPDEGIGWRSAYAELVDQGGNSVAPHMIALGLGSAEASTVRVLATRPEFGFMAAPHQDAASAAHSVAAFLRDTIVGYGQRLGAGDPQFTLAAPDGFRSAEDAL
- a CDS encoding beta-N-acetylglucosaminidase domain-containing protein; amino-acid sequence: MRQWPAPPALLIGATLAVVGLLLASLLTHGSQEPGAPGSATGSIRSSTPASPAPGDNKGEEDDRAVQLPARVPALWPTPQSVRPGPGTVPIGRTVALRSDAGTNTATLDAVARTLREAGVHQVRYGDHPQRNELLLTIASEVPQTSDEASTTLVALGFEPPKKLPPGGYVLAVGADTKSRPRVVLAGSDPAGAFHAAQTLAQLVRPVGSSAPRADLPAVHIRDWPATSTRGIVEGFYGTPWTQQQRLEQLDFAARWKLNTYIYTPKDDPYLRTRWRDPYPASRLTSLSALVRRATADHITFVHALSPGPTVCYSSPTDTAALTRKFRQLWEIGVRSFAVPLDDIDISRWNCARDRSAYGTGKAAVARAQADLLNRVQRDFVGTHRGAAPLITVPTEYTGSRPSAYRSTLAARLDPAVTVMWTGPQVVSPTLRTAQARAARSTYAHPVLVWDNYPVNDYTPGHLLLGPYEGRDRTLPGTVAGLTANPMNQATASAPALFSLAAYTWNPGRYRPEAALDAGLATLATGDSRALTALRAFADVNRASRVNAVQAPDLAALTSAYWRGGITAGKALRARLTVLAGARDSVPAAFRTSASPWLACASEWARAALGAMAVHEGRGDRSEVRALRDAARAHTVVDWQGRKREVEVGTGVLDTFVARALTET
- a CDS encoding EF-hand domain-containing protein, which produces MADIEEARKQFERIDTNGDGFITAAEFKSALAQEGDWNVTESVAEVIIASRDLDGDKLLSFDEFWTYLNK